Proteins encoded by one window of Clostridium perfringens:
- a CDS encoding NAD(P)/FAD-dependent oxidoreductase has product MRDIILIGAGVVGCSIARELSKYNLDVLVVEKNSDVSEGVSKGNSGIVHAGYNEKIGTLKAKLNIEGNKMFDDLSRDLQFPFKRNGAFILAFSDKDMKTLESLKEKGEKLGIEGLEILTREEALNIEPNLNKEIVGVLNVKTSGIVSPYEMTIALAENAAENGVEFKLNSKVTSIEKISEGYKVTLNNKEIVNGKLIINASGLEGAFLNNLVSMSKREINPVKGEYCLFDKVAGAMINKTLFQVPSKLSKGVLVTPTAEGNLLVGPNAVEGKTLETSREGIDEILDKSKKSVEELPLARILNTFSGIRPKTKGGDFIIEEVEDAKNFINVIGIDSPGLTAAPAIGVYVVNMIKDKLDLIEKKNFKKTREKIARFAELSLEEKNRLIKEKPAYGHMVCKCEFVTEGEIVEAIHRPIPALTVDAIKRRTRASMGGCQGIGCTLPISKILSRELGIDISDINKNSEGSPVIGFKED; this is encoded by the coding sequence ATGAGAGATATTATATTAATAGGGGCTGGAGTAGTTGGATGCTCTATAGCTAGAGAATTATCAAAATATAACTTAGATGTCTTAGTGGTTGAAAAAAATAGTGATGTATCAGAGGGAGTATCAAAGGGAAATAGTGGTATAGTACATGCAGGTTATAATGAAAAAATAGGTACTTTAAAAGCTAAATTAAACATAGAAGGAAATAAAATGTTTGATGATTTATCAAGAGATTTACAATTTCCTTTTAAAAGAAATGGTGCATTTATCTTAGCTTTTTCAGATAAAGATATGAAGACATTAGAAAGCTTAAAGGAAAAGGGAGAAAAGCTAGGCATTGAAGGACTTGAAATATTAACTAGAGAAGAAGCTTTAAACATTGAACCTAATTTAAATAAAGAAATAGTTGGAGTTTTAAATGTAAAAACCTCTGGAATAGTTAGTCCATATGAAATGACAATAGCTTTAGCAGAAAATGCTGCAGAAAATGGAGTTGAATTTAAATTAAACTCAAAGGTAACTAGTATAGAAAAAATATCTGAAGGATATAAAGTAACTTTAAATAATAAAGAAATAGTAAATGGAAAACTTATAATAAATGCATCAGGATTAGAAGGAGCTTTCTTAAATAATCTTGTAAGCATGAGTAAGAGAGAAATAAATCCTGTAAAAGGTGAATATTGTTTGTTTGATAAAGTAGCAGGAGCTATGATTAATAAAACTTTATTCCAAGTTCCAAGTAAATTAAGTAAGGGAGTTTTAGTAACTCCAACGGCAGAAGGAAATCTTTTAGTAGGTCCTAATGCAGTAGAAGGAAAAACATTAGAAACATCTAGAGAGGGTATAGATGAAATTTTAGATAAGAGCAAAAAATCAGTTGAAGAATTACCATTAGCTAGAATTTTAAATACATTCTCAGGAATAAGACCTAAGACTAAAGGTGGAGATTTCATAATAGAAGAAGTAGAGGATGCTAAAAACTTTATTAATGTTATAGGAATAGATTCACCAGGATTAACTGCAGCTCCAGCAATAGGAGTATATGTAGTTAATATGATTAAAGACAAATTAGATTTAATTGAAAAGAAAAATTTCAAAAAAACTAGGGAGAAGATAGCTAGATTTGCAGAACTTTCTTTAGAAGAAAAAAATAGATTAATAAAGGAAAAACCTGCATATGGACATATGGTTTGTAAGTGTGAGTTTGTCACTGAAGGTGAAATAGTAGAAGCTATTCATAGACCTATACCAGCTCTTACAGTTGATGCTATTAAGAGAAGAACTAGAGCTTCAATGGGAGGATGTCAAGGGATTGGATGTACACTTCCTATAAGCAAAATACTAAGTAGAGAACTAGGAATAGACATAAGTGACATAAATAAAAATAGTGAAGGTTCACCAGTAATTGGTTTTAAGGAGGATTAA
- a CDS encoding Cof-type HAD-IIB family hydrolase: MSIKLICIDMDGTLLMDQQNIAEEDKNAIKEAVEKGVIVAITTGRIYDCARMYSDTIGLKTPIIASNGAYIGGVNDEEIYNNPLKQSDLEDFNIITKKNNLFTYVTTNWGIVSTVELPENHVYKVLNKTLPKDKQVRLEVVKDLDEAFKKYNGEILKGVCVEKEFKDKLKEAKEELIACTTDLEVVSSWDDNFEIMKKGSSKGEAVQMLAKHLGVSQEEVMCIGDSENDLSMITWAGTGVAMGNAIDSVKDVANYVTSDNKHGGVAEAIRKFVL, encoded by the coding sequence GATCAGCAAAATATTGCAGAAGAAGATAAAAATGCAATAAAAGAAGCTGTAGAAAAGGGAGTGATAGTAGCCATAACTACAGGAAGAATTTATGATTGTGCAAGAATGTACTCAGACACAATAGGTTTAAAAACTCCAATTATAGCTAGTAATGGAGCTTATATTGGAGGAGTAAATGACGAAGAAATATATAATAACCCTCTTAAACAAAGTGATCTAGAGGATTTTAATATAATAACTAAGAAAAATAATTTATTTACATATGTAACTACAAACTGGGGAATTGTCTCAACAGTAGAATTACCAGAAAATCATGTTTATAAGGTTTTAAATAAAACTTTACCTAAAGATAAACAAGTGAGATTAGAGGTTGTTAAGGATTTAGATGAAGCATTCAAAAAGTATAACGGAGAAATATTAAAGGGTGTTTGTGTAGAAAAAGAATTTAAAGATAAATTAAAAGAAGCAAAAGAAGAATTAATTGCTTGTACAACTGATTTAGAAGTTGTTTCTTCTTGGGATGATAACTTTGAAATAATGAAAAAGGGAAGTTCAAAGGGGGAAGCTGTTCAAATGCTTGCTAAACATTTAGGTGTTTCTCAAGAGGAAGTAATGTGTATAGGTGATAGCGAAAATGATTTATCAATGATAACTTGGGCTGGAACTGGTGTTGCCATGGGAAATGCTATAGATTCAGTGAAAGATGTTGCAAATTATGTAACATCAGACAATAAGCATGGGGGAGTTGCAGAGGCTATAAGAAAATTTGTACTTTAA